One part of the Nocardioides zeae genome encodes these proteins:
- a CDS encoding HNH endonuclease signature motif containing protein, translating to MTGVSSSGDAGGFGPPVPEPPADFLVDAPEPDWLEHAFATGEWPVEATLGCRIVASDEERYDAPGPPRESEPGWTVPGVDVGHPLLEAIRTATDVLSADGRTGLGWLSAPQTGVALVDAHRLVAQASALVAVLVHHAEEVELHRENGASTAAVWLASASALTRRDAYRFARIGEATASRHATHLGPACEAGTVNTEQADVIVKALDALPEDLPAELRLQAEQAMVGFAADHDARALRALGKKILTVIAPEVGEAHEAALLEREEREARATSRLSMVSDGLGRVWGRFVIPEVHGAMLRKALDAYAAPQHLNAADDPERRFQRDRTTPERYGQAFQQLLETLDHKDLPNGGGTGATVVVTMTLESLLGGLTSASLDTGGTISASEARRLACEAGLIPAVLGTKSEVLDLGRTARFHTRAMRLAMATRDRGCVAEGCDRPPHQCHAHHLQAWSAGGHTNTRDGCLLCDQHHHQIHDPLYLTERLGTGKLRFTRRE from the coding sequence ATGACGGGGGTCAGCTCTTCTGGGGACGCCGGTGGCTTCGGGCCACCGGTGCCGGAACCCCCTGCCGACTTCCTGGTCGATGCGCCGGAGCCGGACTGGTTGGAGCACGCGTTCGCCACGGGTGAGTGGCCGGTCGAGGCGACGCTGGGGTGCCGGATCGTCGCGAGCGACGAGGAGCGGTACGACGCGCCAGGGCCCCCGAGGGAATCGGAGCCCGGGTGGACGGTGCCGGGTGTCGACGTGGGGCACCCGTTGCTGGAGGCGATCCGGACGGCGACGGACGTGCTCTCGGCCGACGGGCGCACCGGGCTCGGGTGGTTGAGCGCACCGCAGACCGGGGTCGCGTTGGTCGACGCGCACCGCCTCGTCGCGCAGGCATCAGCGTTGGTGGCCGTGCTGGTGCACCACGCCGAGGAGGTCGAGCTACACCGGGAGAACGGCGCCTCGACCGCCGCGGTGTGGCTTGCGAGCGCGAGCGCGCTCACACGGCGCGACGCCTACCGGTTCGCGCGCATCGGCGAGGCGACCGCGAGCCGCCACGCCACCCATCTAGGGCCCGCGTGCGAGGCCGGGACGGTGAACACCGAGCAGGCCGACGTGATCGTCAAAGCCCTCGACGCGCTGCCCGAGGACTTGCCGGCCGAGCTGCGGCTGCAGGCCGAGCAGGCGATGGTGGGCTTCGCGGCCGACCACGACGCCCGCGCCCTGCGAGCCCTGGGCAAGAAGATCCTCACCGTCATCGCTCCCGAGGTCGGCGAAGCCCACGAGGCGGCATTGCTGGAGCGCGAGGAGCGAGAAGCCCGCGCCACCTCGCGGCTCAGCATGGTCTCCGACGGACTCGGCCGCGTCTGGGGACGGTTCGTGATCCCCGAGGTCCACGGCGCGATGCTCCGCAAAGCGCTCGACGCCTACGCCGCGCCGCAGCACCTCAACGCCGCCGACGACCCCGAGCGACGCTTCCAACGGGACCGGACGACCCCCGAACGCTACGGCCAGGCCTTCCAGCAGCTCCTCGAGACGCTCGACCACAAAGACCTCCCCAACGGGGGCGGCACCGGCGCGACCGTCGTGGTCACCATGACCCTCGAGTCACTCCTCGGCGGCCTCACCTCCGCCTCCCTCGACACCGGCGGCACGATCAGCGCCAGCGAAGCGCGACGCCTCGCCTGCGAAGCGGGCCTCATCCCCGCCGTCCTCGGCACCAAGTCAGAGGTCCTCGACCTCGGCCGCACCGCGCGCTTCCACACCAGAGCAATGCGACTCGCCATGGCGACGAGAGACCGGGGCTGCGTCGCGGAGGGCTGCGACCGTCCGCCCCACCAGTGCCACGCCCACCACCTCCAGGCGTGGTCAGCAGGCGGCCACACCAACACGAGAGACGGCTGCCTCCTCTGCGACCAACACCACCACCAGATCCACGACCCGCTCTATCTCACCGAACGCCTCGGCACCGGCAAGCTCCGCTTCACCCGCCGCGAGTGA
- a CDS encoding dipeptidase, translated as MSDLTLDQLRQRVADVLPGVRADLEDLVRIPSVSAEPARAEDVRRSAAAVAALLEAEGLATRVVSAEGGAPAVIASRPAPAGAPTVLLYAHHDVQPEGEHADWATPPWEPTEADSPGGPRLFGRGAADDKAGIAAHLGAIRALGDDLGVGVTVFVEGEEEVGSDTLPALLAAHHDDLAADVIVIADSTNWDIGVPALTTSLRGLVRVDVEVRTLTHAVHSGMWGGLVPDALITLSRLVASLHDDAGDVAVAGLHAGPAADVDYPEDRLRAESGVAPGVELIGTGSAVERLWTKPALSITGLDAPKVDGASNTLVPAARAKISMRIAPGDSAERALAALRAHLEAHVPWGAQLTVTLVDTGEATQIDATGPVYDVARGAFTDAWDGTAPVDMGVGGSIPFIAEFLEAFPQAAVLVTGVEDPDTRAHGANEGLHLAEFERVLLAETLLLERLAPSTTPSASARA; from the coding sequence ATGAGCGACCTCACTCTCGACCAGCTGCGCCAGCGGGTCGCGGACGTCCTGCCGGGTGTCCGCGCCGACCTCGAGGACCTCGTGCGGATCCCGTCGGTGAGCGCGGAACCGGCGCGCGCCGAGGACGTACGGCGCAGCGCGGCCGCCGTCGCCGCCCTCCTGGAGGCGGAGGGCCTGGCGACCCGGGTCGTGTCCGCCGAGGGCGGTGCCCCCGCGGTCATCGCGTCCCGCCCGGCGCCCGCGGGCGCACCGACGGTGCTGCTCTACGCCCACCACGACGTGCAGCCGGAGGGCGAGCACGCCGACTGGGCGACGCCACCGTGGGAGCCGACCGAGGCGGACTCGCCCGGCGGTCCGCGCCTCTTCGGCCGCGGCGCCGCCGACGACAAGGCCGGCATCGCCGCCCACCTCGGCGCGATCCGCGCGCTCGGCGACGACCTCGGGGTCGGCGTCACGGTCTTCGTCGAGGGCGAGGAGGAGGTCGGGTCCGACACGCTCCCGGCCCTGCTGGCGGCCCACCACGACGACCTCGCCGCCGATGTCATCGTCATCGCCGACTCCACGAACTGGGACATCGGCGTCCCGGCCCTCACGACGAGCCTCCGCGGGCTCGTCCGGGTCGACGTCGAGGTGCGCACGCTGACGCACGCGGTCCACTCGGGCATGTGGGGCGGTCTCGTCCCCGACGCCCTCATCACGCTGTCCCGCCTCGTCGCCTCGCTCCACGACGACGCGGGGGACGTCGCGGTCGCGGGCCTCCACGCGGGCCCGGCCGCCGACGTGGACTACCCCGAGGACCGGCTCCGTGCCGAGTCCGGCGTCGCACCCGGCGTCGAGCTGATCGGCACGGGCTCGGCGGTCGAGCGCCTGTGGACCAAGCCGGCGCTCAGCATCACCGGCCTGGACGCCCCGAAGGTGGACGGCGCGTCCAACACCCTCGTGCCCGCCGCCCGGGCCAAGATCTCGATGCGCATCGCCCCCGGCGACAGCGCCGAGCGCGCCCTCGCCGCCCTCCGCGCCCACCTCGAGGCCCACGTCCCGTGGGGCGCCCAGCTCACGGTGACGCTCGTCGACACGGGCGAGGCGACCCAGATCGACGCCACCGGGCCGGTCTACGACGTCGCGCGGGGTGCCTTCACCGACGCGTGGGACGGCACCGCGCCGGTCGACATGGGCGTCGGCGGCTCGATCCCGTTCATCGCCGAGTTCCTCGAGGCGTTCCCGCAGGCGGCGGTGCTCGTCACCGGCGTCGAGGACCCGGACACCCGCGCCCACGGCGCGAACGAGGGGCTCCACCTCGCCGAGTTCGAGCGCGTGCTGCTCGCGGAGACGCTCCTGCTGGAGCGCCTGGCTCCCTCGACGACCCCGTCCGCGAGCGCCCGGGCCTGA
- a CDS encoding DUF4190 domain-containing protein, producing MSTTTTPRDDQANPTPPDLQSSSVLGWVALACSVGWVAGFGSLAGVVLGTWSIVRARRRGLRTPVPAVVAIVIGAVALVLSIVSVWLVIGGESMSGVTTGSTSLG from the coding sequence ATGAGCACGACGACGACACCGCGCGACGACCAGGCCAACCCGACGCCGCCGGACCTGCAGTCCTCATCGGTGCTCGGCTGGGTGGCCCTGGCCTGCTCCGTCGGCTGGGTGGCCGGGTTCGGGTCGCTCGCCGGCGTCGTGCTCGGCACCTGGTCGATCGTGCGGGCGCGTCGCCGCGGTCTCCGCACGCCCGTCCCCGCCGTCGTCGCGATCGTCATCGGAGCGGTTGCGCTCGTGCTCTCGATCGTGAGCGTGTGGCTGGTGATCGGTGGGGAGTCCATGTCCGGGGTGACGACCGGCTCCACCTCGCTCGGCTGA